A single region of the Paludibacter jiangxiensis genome encodes:
- a CDS encoding TonB-dependent receptor has product MNRIKKHLYRLLLCTLFVSFAAVSFAQITFSAKNQKIRQVIHLIEKNSNYSFFYNNDLPGLDKTITINAKNQDVESILKQIFQGTGISYKIDSNKQIVLTTGGDNHETNGSPGAVSSKSQRIIGTIVDANTGDPLIGVNIVIAGTRNGVITDIDGRFSMEVPFGGVLDCSYVGYIPKKVNIGKQSQLKITLDPDVKKLEEVVVVGYGTQKKVNLTGSVASITATEIANKPVSNTSQALAGLVPGLSVVQSSGRPGASASVNLRGTGTFSSAGTAPLVLIDGTSGNIDDVDPNDIQSISFLKDAASASIYGNRAANGVILIETKKGAEGKTVISYNNSFGWQKPTELPDFLSSWQYASYYNEAMANMGKSAAYTDAQIQKFKDGSDPDNYPNVNHLKWLLNSGSGFQQKHNLGVQGGNSSLSYNCSANYMHQAGMTEKTSNDRYNILWNMNANILKGLTLKVNLDAYTTTYNSPNGQPSSIEGIIGYAVREGPIYSGKKADGTFGYQDNYSPEAWLSSESFTKNISTNIIGNTQLVWQTPVDGLTITGKAGINYNNNYNKSFIAQTYFDASKTVGPASLSVTSDNATYRSFEGLVNYKKQFHAHSINLLAGASSETYTYKNLYGYRNTFPNNYLYELNAGSGASASNSGYLSEWGLMSFFGRANYSLMDKYLFEANVRYDGSSRFAPSHRWGVFPSFSAGWRISEEKFWEKASLSDIVNNLKLRASWGVLGNQNIGTYPYQQTYSLGENAVLGSTAALTSGTRITTYNNPDITWETTSVADAGLDFSLFKGKITANVDYFYKYTYNILSSVQYTSIMGRSVGQSNVGAVSNKGFEVNLTYNGNIGKDFKYSINPNFTYVKNAVEKLADGAKQDLNNGLIVGQPIGIIYGYKTNGLFVNQSEIDAAPTQLVSKSSLKPGYIEYKDLNGDNSVDANNDRTVIGCRTPKYYYGVTLNASFKGFDLSALFQGLGGYQRLIGSYMAYAYYNGGQIQQWQVDNRWTTANPNKWAKYPRLETLNMNNPNLQTSDYWIRNASFLRIKNIQIGYTIPQTILHKIGLQYCRIYVSGENLYNFNSFYKGWDPENQIGTGDAPSYYPINSVFSFGCNIKI; this is encoded by the coding sequence TAATCCACCTGATTGAAAAAAACAGCAACTATAGTTTTTTCTACAACAATGACTTGCCAGGATTGGACAAAACCATAACGATCAATGCTAAAAATCAGGATGTTGAATCCATTCTAAAACAAATTTTTCAGGGCACAGGTATTAGTTATAAGATAGATTCGAACAAACAAATTGTACTTACAACAGGTGGTGATAATCACGAAACTAATGGTTCGCCGGGAGCGGTATCTTCAAAGTCTCAGAGAATTATAGGGACAATTGTAGATGCTAATACAGGAGATCCTCTTATAGGGGTAAATATAGTGATAGCAGGTACGCGTAATGGAGTAATTACTGATATTGACGGTCGTTTCTCGATGGAAGTTCCTTTTGGAGGAGTTCTCGACTGCTCGTATGTTGGTTATATTCCCAAAAAGGTGAATATCGGTAAGCAGTCTCAGTTGAAAATTACTCTTGATCCCGATGTAAAGAAGCTTGAAGAAGTAGTGGTTGTTGGGTATGGAACTCAAAAGAAGGTGAATCTAACAGGGTCGGTAGCATCAATTACAGCAACAGAAATTGCAAACAAACCGGTTTCAAACACTTCGCAAGCGTTGGCTGGATTAGTACCAGGTTTAAGCGTCGTGCAATCTTCAGGAAGACCGGGAGCAAGTGCATCGGTAAATCTTCGAGGAACAGGAACTTTTTCGAGTGCAGGAACTGCTCCATTAGTATTAATCGATGGTACATCAGGTAATATTGACGATGTTGATCCGAATGATATACAGAGTATTTCATTCCTTAAAGATGCAGCATCTGCTTCCATATATGGTAACCGCGCTGCAAACGGAGTAATTTTAATTGAAACTAAAAAAGGGGCCGAAGGGAAAACAGTTATTTCTTATAACAATTCTTTCGGATGGCAAAAGCCGACTGAACTTCCGGATTTTCTATCTTCTTGGCAATATGCGTCTTATTATAATGAAGCTATGGCAAATATGGGAAAATCAGCTGCTTATACAGATGCTCAGATTCAAAAATTTAAAGATGGATCGGATCCTGATAATTATCCGAACGTCAATCATCTGAAATGGCTTCTGAATAGCGGTTCGGGTTTTCAGCAGAAGCATAATTTGGGTGTACAAGGCGGCAATTCGTCTTTGTCATATAATTGCTCGGCAAATTATATGCATCAGGCAGGGATGACAGAAAAAACTTCTAATGATAGATATAATATCTTATGGAATATGAATGCCAATATTCTGAAAGGTCTTACTCTGAAAGTTAACCTGGATGCCTATACAACCACTTACAATTCTCCGAACGGTCAACCGTCTAGTATTGAAGGTATAATCGGATATGCAGTCCGTGAAGGTCCTATTTATAGCGGAAAAAAGGCAGATGGAACTTTTGGTTATCAGGACAATTATAGTCCAGAAGCATGGCTATCAAGCGAATCGTTCACAAAAAACATAAGCACCAATATAATAGGCAATACACAATTGGTTTGGCAAACTCCTGTCGATGGATTAACAATTACAGGCAAAGCTGGTATTAATTATAATAATAACTACAACAAATCTTTTATTGCGCAAACCTATTTTGATGCAAGTAAAACGGTTGGCCCTGCATCTCTGTCAGTGACCTCTGACAATGCAACTTATAGGTCATTTGAAGGATTAGTTAATTATAAGAAACAATTTCATGCTCATTCTATCAACTTATTGGCAGGGGCTTCGAGTGAGACATACACATACAAAAACCTGTATGGTTATAGGAACACCTTTCCCAACAATTATCTTTATGAATTGAATGCAGGGTCTGGTGCTTCCGCCTCAAATTCTGGTTATCTTAGCGAATGGGGGTTGATGTCTTTTTTTGGACGGGCAAATTATTCGCTTATGGACAAATATTTGTTTGAGGCAAATGTGCGCTATGATGGATCTTCCCGATTTGCTCCCAGCCATCGTTGGGGTGTGTTTCCTTCATTTTCTGCCGGATGGAGAATTTCCGAAGAAAAATTCTGGGAAAAAGCATCTTTGTCGGACATAGTGAATAATCTTAAGTTGCGAGCTTCATGGGGTGTGCTTGGTAATCAGAATATCGGAACCTATCCCTATCAACAGACATACTCCTTGGGCGAGAATGCTGTACTGGGTAGTACGGCTGCGCTTACATCCGGCACCAGAATCACCACTTACAATAACCCTGATATTACCTGGGAAACGACTTCGGTCGCAGATGCCGGGCTCGATTTTAGTCTGTTCAAAGGAAAAATCACAGCCAACGTAGATTATTTTTATAAGTATACCTACAACATTTTATCTTCGGTTCAGTACACCAGCATTATGGGACGCAGTGTCGGACAATCCAACGTAGGAGCCGTGTCTAATAAGGGTTTTGAAGTGAACCTAACATATAATGGAAATATCGGAAAGGATTTCAAATACAGTATCAACCCCAACTTTACGTATGTAAAAAATGCTGTTGAAAAATTGGCTGATGGAGCCAAGCAGGATCTCAACAATGGCCTGATTGTAGGTCAGCCTATCGGCATTATTTACGGATACAAAACCAATGGATTATTTGTCAATCAATCGGAAATAGATGCAGCTCCTACACAATTAGTTTCGAAAAGCAGTTTGAAACCCGGATATATCGAATACAAAGATTTGAATGGCGATAATTCAGTGGATGCCAATAACGATCGAACAGTTATCGGGTGTCGTACCCCTAAATATTATTATGGAGTGACTTTGAATGCCTCTTTTAAAGGATTTGATTTGTCTGCACTGTTTCAGGGATTGGGAGGATATCAGAGACTAATAGGCTCTTATATGGCTTATGCTTATTATAACGGGGGGCAAATCCAACAATGGCAGGTAGATAACAGATGGACTACCGCTAATCCTAATAAATGGGCCAAATACCCAAGACTGGAAACTTTAAATATGAATAATCCGAATCTTCAGACATCCGACTATTGGATAAGAAACGCAAGTTTCCTGAGAATAAAAAATATTCAAATAGGATACACCATTCCCCAAACAATTCTGCATAAGATTGGATTGCAATATTGTCGGATTTATGTTAGTGGAGAAAATCTCTACAATTTCAACTCTTTTTATAAAGGGTGGGATCCTGAAAACCAAATTGGGACAGGAGATGCGCCATCATACTATCCTATCAACAGTGTCTTTTCATTTGGTTGCAATATAAAAATATGA